A stretch of the Lytechinus variegatus isolate NC3 chromosome 5, Lvar_3.0, whole genome shotgun sequence genome encodes the following:
- the LOC121415582 gene encoding uncharacterized protein LOC121415582 isoform X1: MKTKLLLQMTVSAVFLIIILQLQLTSGSLTPCNDGQSSDPQPPDCFDDCEGLRFFLDRDGLCKMCVQCEPGFGHNKYCGDGENGDAVCVPCPADHYSYNHYDCVACRLCENTVIDQECSFSTDRVCGECLPGFYKDPQNPDLCNQKCEKLSNPGTIPACRVWLENQQVTTVATVTSWMSSLPLYPDHVARGVSMRVVIIIIILLAVVLIGGSVIPVYVCCKHCRNDRKPPSETVLRDVETHSYPDETHGREVHELSDSGSIGGIVIVANNHTGVEAMEVVTVPLVTAGQCQTQEQTLRGGSGENVEDDKDCEKTVLEAFHSANEINYPKGSSVSQRKEQPTRGNSEISLPYVNETDSDRKVVGNLKENGNSSSDFFPFLNSHCRDYGKPPLEMSEGLSVSGTCDHHSSSRRLEQDILNGLEPSDGGSPIFSLESDVAPKNVGGGREEEGNSREAEPDEKQTLQSATLQCTSSNVIGLDEDNLQTVSSDLDGAQRNDMNLGFKENDAKREELECLLSHHDSNYQHGEATQENLIASANAKKLHLTKENKEEDSSKNGSFGSGMSENPRTLRSSEGNESVPLHLGSGHAKDSLDGPADRGEDVDSRVREETDEHQRLLPDKQEEKVGGGANSGGDGTGWRGSAEEETRRPTNGEGKDTSLEMNLDFPAQDDSNGKPQSLILNITGPVNNLVIGNQTHNYNNAGPPQ; this comes from the exons ATGAAGACTAAGTTGCTTCTGCAAATGACTGTGTCGGCAGTGTTTTTAATTATAATCCTGCAGTTGCAGCTTACATCCGGCAGTTTG ACCCCATGTAATGATGGACAATCGTCAGATCCTCAACCTCCGGATTGCTTTGATGATTGTGAAGGTCTTCGATTCTTCCTAGATAGAGATGGCCTATGTAAGATGTGTGTGCAGTGTGAACCTGGATTTGGACATAATAAG TATTGTGGAGATGGAGAGAATGGTGATGCTGTCTGTGTCCCCTGTCCTGCGGATCACTACTCCTACAATCACTATGACTGTGTAGCTTGCAGATTGTGTGAAAACACTGTGATTGATCAAGAATGCAGCTTCTCTACTGATCGTGTGTGTGGAGAGTGCCTTCCTGG GTTTTATAAGGATCCACAAAACCCAGATCTTTGTAATCAGAAGTGTGAGAAGCTGAGCAATCCCGGAACGATCCCAGCCTGCAGAGTTTGGCTTGAAAATCAGCAGGTAACGACCGTAGCTACCGTCACATCTTGGATGTCATCACTACCTCTGTATCCAG ATCACGTAGCTAGAGGTGTGTCTATGAGAgtcgtcattattatcatcattcttcTGGCTGTTGTCCTTATTGGCGGCAGTGTGATACCAGTCTATGTATGCTGTAAACATTGCAGAAATGATCGAAAACCTCCCTCGGAAACTGTATTGAGAGATGT AGAGACTCATTCATATCCAGATGAGACACATGGCAGAGAAGTTCACGAGTTGTCAGATAGTGGTAGTATTGGAGGGATTGTGATAGTTGCTAATAATCATACAGGAGTTGAAGCAATGGAAGTAGTCACAGTTCCACTTGTGACAGCTGGTCAATGTCAAACTCAAGAGCAAACTCTAAGAGGTGGATCTGGAGAGAATGTTGAAGATGATAAAGATTGTGAAAAAACAGTCTTGGAGGCCTTCCACAgtgcaaatgaaataaattacccCAAAGGTTCATCTGTTTCACAGAGGAAAGAGCAGCCTACCCGTGGTAATTCAGAGATTTCTTTGCCTTATGTGAACGAGACCGACTCTGACCGTAAAGTTGTAGGTAACCTGAAGGAAAATGGGAACAGTTCAAGTGATTTCTTCCCATTTTTGAACTCACATTGCAGGGATTATGGAAAACCTCCACTTGAAATGTCTGAAGGTCTTAGTGTGTCTGGCACATGCGATCATCACTCAAGTTCAAGGAGATTAGAGCAAGATATTCTTAATGGTCTTGAGCCGAGTGATGGTGGGTCACCAATATTTAGTTTAGAATCTGATGTTGCTCCAAAGAATGTGGGTGGGGggagagaagaagaagggaaTAGTCGCGAGGCAGAACCTGATGAAAAACAGACACTACAGTCTGCAACTTTGCAATGCACATCAAGCAATGTCATTGGTCTTGATGAGGATAACCTCCAGACGGTGAGCTCAGATTTAGATGGAGCCCAGAGAAACGACATGAATCTAGGGTTTAAGGAAAATGATGCCAAGAGAGAAGAACTTGAATGTCTTCTGTCTCATCATGATAGCAATTACCAACATGGAGAGGCCACGCAAGAAAACTTGATTGCTTCGGCTAATGCAAAAAAGTTGCACCTTacgaaagaaaacaaagaagaagattCTTCAAAGAACGGTAGCTTCGGATCTGGGATGAGTGAAAATCCCAGAACACTTAGAAGCAGTGAAGGAAATGAAAGTGTGCCATTGCACTTGGGTTCTGGGCATGCCAAAGACAGTTTGGATGGGCCAGCTGATAGGGGAGAAGATGTTGACAGTAGAGTAAGGGAAGAAACTGATGAACATCAGAGACTTCTCCCAGATAAACAGGAGGAGAAGGTTGGGGGAGGTGCTAATTCTGGAGGTGATGGTACAGGATGGAGGGGGTCGGCTGAAGAAGAAACAAGGAGACCCACGAATGGAGAGGGAAAGGATACATCTCTTGAAATGAACCTGGATTTTCCAGCTCAGGATGATAGTAATGGCAAACCACAAAGTTTGATCTTAAATATCACTGGACCAGTAAACAATCTTGTGATTGGCAATCAGACTCACAATTATAATAATGCAGGGCCCCCACAATGA
- the LOC121415582 gene encoding uncharacterized protein LOC121415582 isoform X2, with product MKTKLLLQMTVSAVFLIIILQLQLTSGSLTPCNDGQSSDPQPPDCFDDCEGLRFFLDRDGLCKMCVQCEPGFGHNKYCGDGENGDAVCVPCPADHYSYNHYDCVACRLCENTVIDQECSFSTDRVCGECLPGFYKDPQNPDLCNQKCEKLSNPGTIPACRVWLENQQVTTVATVTSWMSSLPLYPDHVARGVSMRVVIIIIILLAVVLIGGSVIPVYVCCKHCRNDRKPPSETVLRDVETHSYPDETHGREVHELSDSGSIGGIVIVANNHTGVEAMEVVTVPLVTAGQCQTQEQTLRGGSGENVEDDKDCEKTVLEAFHSANEINYPKGSSVSQRKEQPTRGNSEISLPYVNETDSDRKVVGNLKENGNSSSDFFPFLNSHCRDYGKPPLEMSEGLSVSGTCDHHSSSRRLEQDILNGLEPSDGGSPIFSLESDVAPKNVGGGREEEGNSREAEPDEKQTLQSATLQCTSSNVIGLDEDNLQTVSSDLDGAQRNDMNLGFKENDAKREELECLLSHHDSNYQHGEATQENLIASANAKKLHLTKENKEEDSSKNGSFGSGMSENPRTLRSSEGNESVPLHLGSDRGEDVDSRVREETDEHQRLLPDKQEEKVGGGANSGGDGTGWRGSAEEETRRPTNGEGKDTSLEMNLDFPAQDDSNGKPQSLILNITGPVNNLVIGNQTHNYNNAGPPQ from the exons ATGAAGACTAAGTTGCTTCTGCAAATGACTGTGTCGGCAGTGTTTTTAATTATAATCCTGCAGTTGCAGCTTACATCCGGCAGTTTG ACCCCATGTAATGATGGACAATCGTCAGATCCTCAACCTCCGGATTGCTTTGATGATTGTGAAGGTCTTCGATTCTTCCTAGATAGAGATGGCCTATGTAAGATGTGTGTGCAGTGTGAACCTGGATTTGGACATAATAAG TATTGTGGAGATGGAGAGAATGGTGATGCTGTCTGTGTCCCCTGTCCTGCGGATCACTACTCCTACAATCACTATGACTGTGTAGCTTGCAGATTGTGTGAAAACACTGTGATTGATCAAGAATGCAGCTTCTCTACTGATCGTGTGTGTGGAGAGTGCCTTCCTGG GTTTTATAAGGATCCACAAAACCCAGATCTTTGTAATCAGAAGTGTGAGAAGCTGAGCAATCCCGGAACGATCCCAGCCTGCAGAGTTTGGCTTGAAAATCAGCAGGTAACGACCGTAGCTACCGTCACATCTTGGATGTCATCACTACCTCTGTATCCAG ATCACGTAGCTAGAGGTGTGTCTATGAGAgtcgtcattattatcatcattcttcTGGCTGTTGTCCTTATTGGCGGCAGTGTGATACCAGTCTATGTATGCTGTAAACATTGCAGAAATGATCGAAAACCTCCCTCGGAAACTGTATTGAGAGATGT AGAGACTCATTCATATCCAGATGAGACACATGGCAGAGAAGTTCACGAGTTGTCAGATAGTGGTAGTATTGGAGGGATTGTGATAGTTGCTAATAATCATACAGGAGTTGAAGCAATGGAAGTAGTCACAGTTCCACTTGTGACAGCTGGTCAATGTCAAACTCAAGAGCAAACTCTAAGAGGTGGATCTGGAGAGAATGTTGAAGATGATAAAGATTGTGAAAAAACAGTCTTGGAGGCCTTCCACAgtgcaaatgaaataaattacccCAAAGGTTCATCTGTTTCACAGAGGAAAGAGCAGCCTACCCGTGGTAATTCAGAGATTTCTTTGCCTTATGTGAACGAGACCGACTCTGACCGTAAAGTTGTAGGTAACCTGAAGGAAAATGGGAACAGTTCAAGTGATTTCTTCCCATTTTTGAACTCACATTGCAGGGATTATGGAAAACCTCCACTTGAAATGTCTGAAGGTCTTAGTGTGTCTGGCACATGCGATCATCACTCAAGTTCAAGGAGATTAGAGCAAGATATTCTTAATGGTCTTGAGCCGAGTGATGGTGGGTCACCAATATTTAGTTTAGAATCTGATGTTGCTCCAAAGAATGTGGGTGGGGggagagaagaagaagggaaTAGTCGCGAGGCAGAACCTGATGAAAAACAGACACTACAGTCTGCAACTTTGCAATGCACATCAAGCAATGTCATTGGTCTTGATGAGGATAACCTCCAGACGGTGAGCTCAGATTTAGATGGAGCCCAGAGAAACGACATGAATCTAGGGTTTAAGGAAAATGATGCCAAGAGAGAAGAACTTGAATGTCTTCTGTCTCATCATGATAGCAATTACCAACATGGAGAGGCCACGCAAGAAAACTTGATTGCTTCGGCTAATGCAAAAAAGTTGCACCTTacgaaagaaaacaaagaagaagattCTTCAAAGAACGGTAGCTTCGGATCTGGGATGAGTGAAAATCCCAGAACACTTAGAAGCAGTGAAGGAAATGAAAGTGTGCCATTGCACTTGGGTT CTGATAGGGGAGAAGATGTTGACAGTAGAGTAAGGGAAGAAACTGATGAACATCAGAGACTTCTCCCAGATAAACAGGAGGAGAAGGTTGGGGGAGGTGCTAATTCTGGAGGTGATGGTACAGGATGGAGGGGGTCGGCTGAAGAAGAAACAAGGAGACCCACGAATGGAGAGGGAAAGGATACATCTCTTGAAATGAACCTGGATTTTCCAGCTCAGGATGATAGTAATGGCAAACCACAAAGTTTGATCTTAAATATCACTGGACCAGTAAACAATCTTGTGATTGGCAATCAGACTCACAATTATAATAATGCAGGGCCCCCACAATGA